A section of the Oncorhynchus gorbuscha isolate QuinsamMale2020 ecotype Even-year linkage group LG06, OgorEven_v1.0, whole genome shotgun sequence genome encodes:
- the LOC124037264 gene encoding golgin subfamily A member 7B-like isoform X2, whose translation MATEFHNLQELRQSPSLATKVFIQRDYSEGTVCRFQIKFPSELGSRIERTLFEDTVKTLNSYYAEAEKVGGQSYMEGCLACATAYFIFLCMETRYEKLPLCLWLLFHMSPPNYLALDFTHHRCLGFPSEPVYPVLLS comes from the exons tTCCATAACCTTCAGGAGTTGAGGCAGAGTCCGTCTCTAGCCACCAAGGTGTTCATCCAGAGAGACTACAGCGAAGGAACCGTCTGCCGATTCCAGATCAAGTTCCCCTCCGAGCTGGGCAGCagg atcgaGCGGACTCTGTTTGAGGACACAGTAAAGACATTGAACAGCTACTATGCGGAGGCAGAGAAGGTCGGAGGCCAGTCCTACATGGAGGGATGTCTGGCGTGCGCTACAGCCTACTTCATCTTCCTCTGTATGGAGACACGCTATGAAAAg TTACcgctctgtctctggctcctCTTCCACATGTCACCACCCAACTACCTTGCTCTGGATTTTACTCACCACCGCTGCCTTGGATTCCCCTCAGaacctgtttaccctgttctactcagcTAA